The Enterobacter huaxiensis sequence AACGTCCAGCCGCGCTTCGAGGTTACGCATCGCGTGGCTTAATGCCGATTGTGAAACCCCCAACTGCGCCGCCGCGCGGGTGAAACTGCGCTCGCGTGCGACAACCATAAAAGAGAGTAAATCGTTAAAATTGTCCTTAAGCATCGCGGTTTACCTCATTTATGAATTGTGTTCATGGTTCCTTTCTGATTATGCAGTCTAATGCTCACGCCACCTTTGCGCTACTGTTAGCGAAACAGCCAACGAGGAGTACAGCATGAAAATTATTCGTAGCGGTTCATTACCATCGATTCAGGGGCCCGAGGCCTGGTTTACCGGCACGGTACGTATTGATGCGCCATTCCAGGCGACGGAGCCGGCAAAGGTGGGTGGGGCGACGGTCACCTTTGAGCCCGGCGCGCGTACCGCCTGGCACACCCACCCGCTTGGGCAAACGCTGATCGTCACCCAGGGGCGCGGCTGGCTGCAGGAGTGGGGCAAAGAGGCAGAGCCGCTGAACCAGGGCGACATCGCGTGGATCCCACCGGGCGTTAAGCACTGGCACGGTGCGTGTGCGCAAACCGCGATGACGCATATTGCCATCGCCGAAGCGGTGAACGGCAGCCCGGTAGAGTGGCTGGAGAAAGTGACCGACGCACAGTACCCGAAAGTCTAGCCTTATGCGACACCGTTAGCAGGGTTATCCATTTCTGATTTCCGGCAATCCAAATGTAAATTAATTGTTTCTCAGAGGTGAAATTCGCCTTTAATAATGACGACATGTTAAGTCAAACGAGAACGCAACATGTCCTGGCGAATCAGCATTCTGGATAAAAGCCCCGTCGCAGAACACGAAACGGCCGCCGATGCGCTGGCACGTACCTTAACGCTGGCGCAGCAGGCGGAAACACTTGGTTATCACCGCTTCTGGATTGCCGAACACCACAATACCCCTCAGCTGGCCAGCCCTTCACCGGAACTGCTGATTGCCTGGATCCTCGGGCAAACAAAGCGCATCCGCGTCGGCTCTGGCGGCGTCATGCTTCAACACTACAGTCCGTATAAAGTCGCCGAAAATTTTAACGTCCTGGCCGCGCTTGCGCCGGGGCGCGTGGATCTTGGCGTCGGGAAAGCACCGGGCGGCCTGCCGCTCTCAACCCGCGCGCTGCAGCAGGCCCTGAACGCGCAGGAAAAGGGCAGCTTTGCTGAACAGCTGGCGCAGCTTGACGGCTGGATCCGTCCTGAAAATCAGACTGCAGAAGAGGCCGTTCGCGCCACGCCGCTGCCGCCGGTCCCCGCGCAAGGGTTCCTGTTGGGCGCCAGCACCGAAAGCGCGCTGCTGGCGGCGTCGCTCGACTGGAACTTTGTCTTTGCCGCCCATCTGAACGGCGATCCCGATCTTCTGCGCGATGTCGTCACGACCTGGCGTAAACACAGTGCCCGCGAGGTGATTGTGGCGGTACAGGCAATTATTGCCCCGACGCAGCACGAGGCCGAGGCATTAGCGGAGAAGGTAGAAGTCTGGGGCGTTGAGCTGGCAAACGGCCAGCGCGTCACCGTCGCCAGTGAAGAACAGGCCTACGCCTTTGCGCGTCAGGCGGGGAGTGAACCGGTCCGCATTGCCCGCCGGGCGCAGTCCCTGCTGGCAGGTACTGCAGAGTCGGTGCTGGATCGGCTCAACGGTCTGCATCAGCAGTGGGGCATTGACGAATTTATCATCGACACGCCGGTCGCGGAGGGGGCAACGCGCGTCGCGTCGCTGCGTCTGCTCGCCGAGGCGCGTCTTAACAGGGAGGTTACCGTATGAGCTTTGGTGAACAGCTGATTGCCTGGCGGCGCGAACTGCATCAGAACCCCGAGCTGTCGGGTCAGGAAGTCGAAACCACCGCGCGCCTGCGTCAGTGGCTGACGAACGCCGGTATTACTCCGCTGCCTTACGACCTGTCGACCGGGCTGGTGGCGGAAATTGGCACCGGCAGCAAGCTGATTGCGCTGCGGGCCGATATTGATGCTCTGCCGATCGAAGAGCGCAGCGGCGTGCCGTTTACCTCCCAGCGAGAGGGCGTGATGCATGCCTGCGGGCACGATATCCACACCAGCGTGATCCTCGGCGCGGCCTTGAAGCTGAAAGAGCGTGAGGACCAGCTTAACGGGCGCGTGCGCATCCTGTTCCAGCCTGCCGAAGAGAACTTCGGCGGCGCCAAAAGCATGGTGCGTGCCGGTGCGCTGCGCGACGTCAGCGCCATATTTGGCATGCACAACGAGCCGGGCCTGCCGGTCGGCGAGTTCGCCACGCGCGGGGGTCCGTTCTATGCCAACGTTGACCGCTTCGTGATCCGCATTACCGGCAAAGGTGCGCATGCCGCGCGTCCTCACGAAGGGAATGATGCCATCGTGCTGGCAAGCCAGCTGGTGACGGCGCTGCAAAGCGTTGCCAGCCGCAACGTCAACACGCTTGATTCGGTCGTGCTCAGCGTCACGCGTATCGCAGGGGGGAATACCTGGAACGTGCTGCCAGAGAGCGTCGAGCTGGAAGGCACGCTGCGCACGCACCGCACGGAAGTGCAGCAGAATGTGAAAGCGCGCGTCGGTGAAATCGCCGCCGGGTTTGCCAGCGCCTTTAGCGCGCAGATCGACATTATCTGGTATGCCGGACCGACCGCGCTGGTGAACGATGAGCGCTGGGCAGAATTTGCCACCTCGGTTGCCCGCGAGTCGGGCTACGAAACGCAGCATGCCGAGCTGCATATGGGCGGGGAAGATTTCGCCGTCTATTTACAGCAGATCCCGGGCGCGTTTGTCAGCATCGGCAGCGCCAGCCCGTATGGTTTGCATCATCCGGCATTTAATCCAGATGAAGCGCTGATTGAGCCCGCCGCCCGCTATTTTGCACAGCTTGCGGAAAAAGCCCTGCAACACGTTTAATTCATAAGAGGTGAATATGTCTGCAACCCGACAACTGCGGCTGGGAACCATTTTGCATGGTGCTTCCGGGAACATGTCTGCCTGGCGCCATCCTGCGGCCGCCGCGGATGCCAGTATTAATTTTAATTTCGTTAAAGAGACGGCGTTAAAAGCGGAAGAGGGCAAACTCGATTTCTTATTCGTCGCCGATGGCCTCTATATTAATGAAAAATCGATCCCGCATTTTTTAAACCGTTTCGAGCCGCTAACTGTATTGTCCGCGCTGGCCAGTATTACCTCACGTCTGGGGCTGGTTGGAACCTTATCAACGTCCTACAGCGAGCCGTTCACCGTGGCGCGCCAGTTCGCCAGCCTCGATCACCTGAGCAACGGACGCGCGGGATGGAACGTGGTGACGTCGCCGCTGGAAGGTTCGGCAAAGAATTTTTCACGCGAAAAACATCCCGAACACGCGCTGCGCTACCGTATTGCCGATGAGTATCTCGACGTCGTAAAAGGGCTCTGGGACTCATGGGAGGGCGATGCCTTTGTGCGAAATAAAGAGAGCGGCCAGTTTTTTGACCCGGCGAAACTGCATACCCTGGATCACCACGGAGACTTCTTTCAGGTTGCCGGGCCGCTGAATATTGGCCGCACGCCGCAGGGGCGCCCGATTGTTTTCCAGGCCGGCGCGTCGGACGACGGGAAAAAGCTGGCCGCGAAACACGCGGATGCCATTTTTACCCATCACGAAACGTTCGATGAAGCCAAAGCGTTTTATCAGGATGTAAAACAGCAGCTGGAAGCCAACGGCCGCCGCGCGTCAGATTTACACATTTTCCAGGGCGTCAGCGTGATTGTGGGCAACGATGCCGACGATGTGGAAAACCAGTATCAAGCCACGGCGGCGCTGGTGTCGATTCAGGATGCCCTGAACTACCTCGGGCGTTATTTTGAGCATCACGATTTCAGCCAATATCCCCTCGACGAGCCTTTCCCGGACGTCGGCGACTTAGGCAAAAACAGCTTTCGCAGCACCACGGATGAAATTAAACGCAATGCCGTCGAACGCGGCTTAACCCTGCGTCAGGTGGCGCTGGAGGCGGCCTCACCGCGCCCGCGCTTTTCCGGCACGCCGGAGCAGGTGGCGGACGGGCTGCAGGCCTGGTTTGAAGGCTACGCGGCGGATGGCTTCATTATTCAGGGCGGTACGCCGGACACCTTCCCGCGCTTTGTCGATCGGGTTGTGCCCGTTTTACAGGCTCGCGGCCTGTTCCGCACCGAGTACCCCGGCACCACGCTGCGCGAAAGCTT is a genomic window containing:
- a CDS encoding LLM class flavin-dependent oxidoreductase; protein product: MSWRISILDKSPVAEHETAADALARTLTLAQQAETLGYHRFWIAEHHNTPQLASPSPELLIAWILGQTKRIRVGSGGVMLQHYSPYKVAENFNVLAALAPGRVDLGVGKAPGGLPLSTRALQQALNAQEKGSFAEQLAQLDGWIRPENQTAEEAVRATPLPPVPAQGFLLGASTESALLAASLDWNFVFAAHLNGDPDLLRDVVTTWRKHSAREVIVAVQAIIAPTQHEAEALAEKVEVWGVELANGQRVTVASEEQAYAFARQAGSEPVRIARRAQSLLAGTAESVLDRLNGLHQQWGIDEFIIDTPVAEGATRVASLRLLAEARLNREVTV
- a CDS encoding (R)-mandelonitrile lyase, whose translation is MKIIRSGSLPSIQGPEAWFTGTVRIDAPFQATEPAKVGGATVTFEPGARTAWHTHPLGQTLIVTQGRGWLQEWGKEAEPLNQGDIAWIPPGVKHWHGACAQTAMTHIAIAEAVNGSPVEWLEKVTDAQYPKV
- a CDS encoding amidohydrolase; the protein is MSFGEQLIAWRRELHQNPELSGQEVETTARLRQWLTNAGITPLPYDLSTGLVAEIGTGSKLIALRADIDALPIEERSGVPFTSQREGVMHACGHDIHTSVILGAALKLKEREDQLNGRVRILFQPAEENFGGAKSMVRAGALRDVSAIFGMHNEPGLPVGEFATRGGPFYANVDRFVIRITGKGAHAARPHEGNDAIVLASQLVTALQSVASRNVNTLDSVVLSVTRIAGGNTWNVLPESVELEGTLRTHRTEVQQNVKARVGEIAAGFASAFSAQIDIIWYAGPTALVNDERWAEFATSVARESGYETQHAELHMGGEDFAVYLQQIPGAFVSIGSASPYGLHHPAFNPDEALIEPAARYFAQLAEKALQHV